One window of Halorussus sp. MSC15.2 genomic DNA carries:
- a CDS encoding CDP-glycerol glycerophosphotransferase family protein: protein MDLNASVSRALASLSDSTGTLTSLADDVSFLAQWRLFRGVKALDSRWDRTPGLARDESLWAFGARGGTAFADNAKYLYLHVAARHPEIRAVWLSKDPEVVRELQAEGFEAYHCYSPRGLLLTLRAGAVFLTQGHRDLAMPFVAGALTVLLWHGLPLKRISWDAEFRHRPAPVRRTQARLSGEFDLLTIPGEGAADVFASGLRIDRERMVATGYPRNDALFAEIPGERVGTDAAALDRVRDLAEGRDAESADSPSLVCYLPTFREWTDESVADRLDFTALDAFLAERDATLVVKTHPRDSLDLPEGLSRVVQLPEATDVYPLLRYADALVTDYSSLYFDYLLLDRPVVFYPYDLDEYRARRGFYFDYESVTPGTVARTFDGLLAGLDRALDPADDRDAPRREAVRTRLLGATPPRRRPATRPVAEPPRPTRESAGTTGVPDAPPTARPRPPGRRWSPTSSGVASPGIGAKHGGGGRIRSFECAQSTRFRYGAIFIFREKV, encoded by the coding sequence ATGGACCTGAACGCGTCAGTCTCCCGCGCGCTCGCGTCGCTCTCGGACTCCACGGGCACGCTCACGTCGCTCGCGGACGACGTTTCGTTTCTCGCGCAGTGGCGACTGTTCCGGGGCGTGAAGGCCCTCGACTCGCGCTGGGACCGGACGCCGGGTCTCGCCCGCGACGAGTCGCTGTGGGCGTTCGGCGCGCGCGGCGGGACGGCGTTCGCGGACAACGCCAAGTACCTCTACCTCCACGTCGCGGCCCGACATCCGGAGATACGTGCGGTCTGGCTCTCGAAGGACCCCGAGGTCGTGCGCGAACTGCAGGCCGAGGGCTTCGAGGCGTACCACTGCTACTCGCCCCGGGGCCTCCTGCTGACGCTCCGGGCGGGCGCCGTCTTCCTGACGCAGGGCCACCGCGACCTCGCCATGCCCTTCGTCGCGGGCGCGCTCACGGTCCTGCTCTGGCACGGTCTCCCCCTCAAGCGCATCTCGTGGGACGCGGAGTTCCGGCATCGTCCGGCACCCGTCCGTCGGACGCAGGCCCGACTCTCCGGGGAGTTCGACCTGCTCACGATTCCCGGCGAGGGGGCGGCCGACGTCTTCGCGTCCGGTCTCCGCATCGACCGCGAGCGGATGGTCGCCACGGGCTACCCCCGAAACGACGCGCTCTTCGCCGAGATTCCGGGCGAGCGCGTCGGGACCGACGCCGCGGCGCTCGACCGAGTCCGCGACCTCGCGGAGGGACGCGACGCCGAGAGTGCGGACTCCCCGTCGCTCGTTTGCTACCTGCCGACGTTCCGCGAGTGGACCGACGAGTCGGTCGCCGACCGCCTCGACTTCACGGCGCTCGACGCGTTCCTCGCCGAGCGAGACGCCACGCTCGTCGTCAAGACCCACCCGCGCGACTCGCTCGACCTCCCCGAGGGTCTCTCGCGGGTCGTCCAACTCCCCGAAGCGACCGACGTCTACCCGCTCCTCCGATACGCCGACGCGCTGGTCACCGACTACTCGTCGCTATACTTCGACTACCTCCTGCTCGACCGACCCGTGGTCTTCTACCCCTACGACCTCGACGAGTACCGCGCCCGCCGCGGGTTCTACTTCGACTACGAGTCGGTCACCCCCGGCACGGTCGCCCGGACGTTCGACGGCCTGCTCGCGGGTCTCGACCGCGCGCTCGACCCGGCCGACGACCGCGACGCGCCCCGCCGCGAGGCGGTCCGGACCCGACTCCTCGGCGCGACCCCGCCACGGAGGCGTCCGGCGACTCGACCAGTGGCGGAGCCGCCGCGACCGACGAGAGAGTCGGCGGGGACGACGGGGGTCCCGGACGCTCCCCCGACTGCGCGCCCCCGGCCCCCCGGTCGGCGGTGGTCGCCGACCTCGTCCGGCGTCGCCTCTCCCGGAATCGGCGCAAAACACGGTGGCGGCGGCCGAATACGTAGTTTCGAGTGCGCTCAATCGACTCGGTTCCGTTACGGAGCGATATTTATATTCAGAGAGAAAGTTTGA